In one window of Frigoriglobus tundricola DNA:
- a CDS encoding WD40 repeat domain-containing protein — translation MTARHWLPALGAAALIATAATADDPKGASGDPLPQGAKVRLGSTRMRVPTGWYSFALAADGRSLVTLSERGKVIAIDVTTGAVNGGPVPFVRPVRMELSADGTRGVTTGYGGPVVYDLATGTVKAKIDFVVPFGESSGLLSADGKVLALGGGKGANQKVRALVWDVEKNEKRAEVEVLQNQAANAVISGDGTVLATWGNHFKEFKPGAEPKPEEDHSRVAQFWDAASGAERGRYRVSGYAVSTVALAPDGKTAVVGSGDGGVYLVDTTNGALLRRLFGRSDQGNRVAFSKDGKRVAVGGADGTVQIYDPATGARVSRTGCPVGPLPYGGVRELKFTGAGTVTAWAVVNAAAVVWEVPSGRLLSPTGGHTGAVDSVAFTADGKTVLTAGNGAVLRWDPATGKQTGAVRLRAPGRAGDADALGARFGPGALTIRTGGSAPAVYETESGDQLFALRGPGDYNSESILCTDGRTLLVATRPGGPAPKAEPAAMRVPVWDTTTGIKLAELEPRFGTLVAAGTSPDRKTVVTLVGVRVGDTFKTDHFVTGWDLATGKNLGEVPVAPAPGQHVLVPAPDNTAALVATESGKLAVVDFVAGKVVREIDTERQVPTAVSPFSPDGKWFAVGSGSSGFGPKPAVRVYDWKSGKVVRTFRGHDTGIQSLAFSPDGKALASGSLDTTVLLWDISEK, via the coding sequence ATGACCGCCCGACACTGGTTGCCCGCCCTCGGGGCCGCCGCCCTGATCGCCACCGCCGCCACCGCCGACGACCCGAAAGGCGCCTCCGGCGACCCGCTGCCCCAAGGGGCGAAGGTCCGGCTCGGTAGCACCCGGATGCGGGTCCCCACCGGGTGGTACAGTTTCGCCCTCGCGGCGGACGGCCGGTCGCTCGTCACGCTCTCGGAGCGCGGCAAGGTGATCGCGATCGACGTGACCACCGGAGCGGTCAACGGGGGGCCGGTTCCGTTCGTCCGGCCCGTCCGCATGGAGCTCTCGGCGGACGGAACGCGGGGCGTGACGACCGGGTACGGCGGGCCGGTCGTGTACGACCTCGCGACCGGCACCGTCAAGGCGAAGATCGACTTCGTGGTCCCGTTCGGGGAGTCCAGCGGGCTGCTGTCGGCGGACGGCAAGGTGCTCGCCCTGGGCGGGGGAAAGGGCGCCAACCAGAAGGTGCGCGCCCTCGTGTGGGACGTCGAGAAAAACGAGAAGCGGGCGGAGGTCGAGGTGCTCCAGAACCAGGCGGCGAACGCCGTCATCTCCGGTGACGGGACGGTCCTCGCCACCTGGGGGAACCACTTCAAAGAGTTCAAGCCCGGGGCCGAACCGAAGCCGGAAGAGGACCACAGCCGGGTGGCCCAGTTCTGGGACGCGGCCAGCGGGGCGGAACGGGGGCGGTACCGGGTGAGCGGGTACGCGGTGAGTACCGTCGCGCTCGCGCCCGACGGCAAGACGGCGGTGGTCGGGAGCGGCGACGGGGGCGTATATCTGGTCGATACCACGAACGGGGCCTTGCTCCGGCGCCTGTTCGGCCGGTCCGACCAGGGCAACCGGGTGGCGTTCTCCAAGGACGGCAAGCGCGTCGCCGTCGGCGGGGCCGACGGGACCGTACAGATTTACGACCCGGCCACCGGTGCGCGGGTGTCGCGGACCGGGTGCCCGGTCGGACCACTCCCGTATGGGGGCGTCCGCGAGCTGAAGTTCACCGGCGCCGGCACCGTGACCGCGTGGGCGGTTGTGAACGCGGCGGCGGTCGTGTGGGAGGTGCCGTCCGGCCGCCTGCTGTCCCCGACCGGTGGGCACACCGGGGCCGTGGACTCGGTCGCGTTCACCGCCGACGGGAAGACGGTACTGACCGCGGGCAACGGGGCGGTGCTGCGCTGGGACCCCGCGACCGGCAAGCAGACCGGGGCGGTGCGGCTGCGCGCCCCGGGGCGCGCGGGCGACGCGGACGCTCTGGGCGCGCGCTTCGGACCGGGCGCCCTGACGATCCGTACCGGGGGCAGCGCCCCGGCGGTGTACGAGACCGAGAGCGGGGACCAGCTCTTCGCCCTTCGCGGCCCGGGCGACTACAACTCCGAGTCGATCCTGTGTACCGACGGTCGAACCCTGCTCGTGGCCACGCGCCCGGGCGGGCCAGCGCCGAAGGCCGAGCCGGCGGCCATGCGGGTTCCGGTCTGGGACACAACCACCGGGATCAAACTGGCCGAACTCGAACCGCGCTTCGGCACCCTCGTCGCGGCCGGGACCAGCCCGGACCGAAAGACAGTCGTGACCCTGGTCGGGGTCCGTGTCGGGGACACGTTCAAGACGGATCATTTCGTGACCGGGTGGGACCTGGCGACCGGCAAAAATCTGGGCGAGGTCCCGGTCGCGCCCGCGCCCGGGCAGCACGTGCTGGTACCCGCTCCGGACAACACGGCGGCACTTGTAGCGACCGAGAGCGGGAAGCTGGCGGTCGTGGACTTCGTGGCCGGAAAGGTGGTCCGCGAGATCGACACCGAGCGCCAGGTCCCGACCGCGGTGTCACCGTTCAGCCCGGACGGCAAGTGGTTCGCCGTGGGCAGCGGGTCCAGCGGGTTCGGTCCCAAGCCCGCCGTGCGGGTATACGATTGGAAGTCGGGCAAAGTGGTTCGGACGTTCCGCGGTCACGACACGGGGATTCAGTCGCTGGCGTTCTCACCGGACGGAAAGGCACTCGCGTCCGGATCACTGGACACGACCGTCCTGCTCTGGGACATCAGTGAGAAGTGA
- a CDS encoding YegP family protein, with translation MRALFLAAGLTGLVLAVGFSVAPAQDKKGDAKKDAKAAEKVGTVEIYKDRSGEFRFRVKDVDGKVVAMPPKGYDTKEECQKVLDLIKVTLNTAKVTEVKDDKK, from the coding sequence GTGCGCGCGTTGTTTCTCGCGGCCGGCCTGACCGGTTTGGTTCTCGCGGTCGGGTTCTCGGTCGCGCCCGCTCAGGACAAGAAAGGCGACGCGAAAAAGGACGCCAAGGCGGCCGAAAAGGTCGGAACCGTCGAGATCTACAAGGACAGGTCGGGCGAGTTCCGTTTTCGGGTCAAGGACGTGGACGGAAAGGTCGTGGCGATGCCGCCAAAGGGGTACGACACCAAAGAAGAGTGCCAGAAGGTGCTCGATCTGATCAAGGTTACGTTGAACACGGCCAAGGTGACCGAGGTGAAGGACGACAAGAAGTGA
- a CDS encoding PAS domain-containing protein — MLDVLEPLFDSSGFTPRWQCGAWAPALGWLHILSDLGVWSAYMAIPAGLGFFVLRRKDVPFRRILILFTAFILACGTTHLMEAVTFWWPAYRLAAALKLATAVISWVTVVALVGVVPRMLAMRAPEELEKEIVARRAAEAELVGANAALERRVRERTEELTRANAALHTERERFRTTLSSIGDAVIATDLAGRVTFLNPVAESQTGWSAQGAVGQDLRTVFHIVNETTRTSVENPAARALREGIVVGLANHTVLIARDGSERPIDDSAAPIRDGTGGVAGAVLVFRDISERRLAEAQIRESEERYRMLFEANPHPMWVYDRETLGFLAVNNAATAKYGYTRDEFLGLTLKDIRPPEDVPALLASIAADTGGLDEAGVWRHRLKDGRVVHVRIVSHTLTFAGRAAEVVLSQDVTDQLRAETALRHSEERFRAFMDHSPAAAWITDADGRVVYHSASYPRTFQLPAGEIVGRPVEDLYPPDLAEAYLRTTRAVAAGGAAATAAASGSAPTARPASSWCTSSRCRGRTAGRRWAGWPLT; from the coding sequence ATGCTCGACGTCCTGGAACCGCTCTTCGATTCGTCCGGGTTCACCCCGCGATGGCAGTGTGGGGCGTGGGCGCCGGCGCTCGGGTGGCTCCACATTCTCTCCGACCTGGGCGTGTGGTCGGCGTACATGGCGATCCCGGCGGGGCTGGGCTTCTTCGTCCTCCGCCGGAAAGATGTTCCGTTCCGCCGCATCCTTATCCTGTTCACCGCCTTCATCCTCGCGTGTGGTACGACGCACCTGATGGAAGCCGTCACGTTCTGGTGGCCGGCGTACCGATTGGCGGCGGCGCTCAAGCTCGCCACCGCGGTCATCTCGTGGGTCACGGTCGTCGCCCTCGTCGGGGTCGTCCCGCGCATGTTGGCGATGCGGGCCCCAGAAGAGCTGGAGAAGGAAATCGTGGCCCGTCGGGCGGCCGAAGCCGAACTGGTCGGCGCGAACGCCGCACTGGAACGGCGGGTGCGGGAGCGGACGGAGGAGCTGACGCGGGCCAACGCCGCCCTGCACACCGAACGGGAACGGTTCCGTACCACACTGTCGAGCATCGGCGACGCCGTCATCGCTACGGATCTCGCCGGCCGCGTCACCTTTCTCAACCCCGTGGCCGAATCCCAGACGGGTTGGTCCGCCCAGGGCGCGGTCGGGCAGGACCTCCGGACCGTCTTCCACATCGTCAACGAGACGACCCGCACCTCGGTCGAAAACCCCGCCGCCCGCGCGCTGCGGGAGGGAATCGTCGTGGGGCTGGCGAACCACACCGTCCTGATCGCCCGGGACGGCAGCGAGCGGCCGATCGACGACAGCGCCGCCCCCATCCGGGACGGCACCGGCGGGGTGGCCGGAGCAGTACTCGTGTTCCGGGACATCAGCGAGCGGCGCCTGGCGGAGGCCCAGATCCGGGAGAGCGAGGAGCGGTACCGGATGCTGTTCGAAGCCAATCCGCACCCGATGTGGGTGTACGACCGGGAGACCCTCGGGTTCCTGGCCGTCAACAATGCGGCGACCGCCAAGTACGGCTACACCCGCGACGAGTTCCTGGGGCTCACCCTCAAAGACATCCGCCCCCCCGAGGACGTGCCGGCCCTGCTCGCCAGCATCGCGGCCGATACCGGGGGTCTGGACGAGGCCGGCGTGTGGCGCCACCGGCTCAAGGACGGGCGGGTGGTCCACGTGCGGATCGTGAGCCACACGCTGACGTTCGCCGGGCGGGCGGCGGAGGTCGTGCTCTCACAGGACGTGACCGACCAGTTGCGGGCCGAGACCGCGCTGCGCCACAGCGAGGAGCGGTTCCGGGCGTTCATGGATCACAGCCCCGCGGCCGCGTGGATCACTGACGCGGACGGCCGCGTGGTGTACCACAGCGCCTCCTACCCGCGCACCTTCCAGTTGCCCGCGGGTGAAATCGTCGGGCGCCCGGTCGAGGACCTGTACCCGCCGGACCTGGCCGAAGCGTACCTCCGAACCACCCGGGCGGTCGCGGCCGGCGGGGCGGCCGCAACCGCCGCCGCGTCGGGGTCCGCGCCGACGGCTCGCCCGGCGAGTTCCTGGTGTACAAGTTCCCGCTGCCGGGGCCGGACGGCCGGACGCAGGTGGGCGGGGTGGCCGTTGACGTGA
- a CDS encoding PAS domain-containing hybrid sensor histidine kinase/response regulator, translated as MYKFPLPGPDGRTQVGGVAVDVTEARAAEAALRASEERLLLALSAGNMGTFDWHIPTGRLVWSRAHYELFGYDGAAPFPVEYHHFIDRVHPADRPAVEAAIGAARRNRSLYTHEYRVRALGGTERWVADTGRFSYGPAGAAVRMLGVVQDVTARKAAELALRESERVLRQVIDTDPNYIVLKDRDGRFTLANRAMADAYGTTPEEMVGRTDADFHPVPSEVAAYRAADRAVLDTGTEYHSPEEPFTTAGGRRLWLRTTKRPLIGADGRRVAVLMVALDVTAQKRLEDQVRQAQKLEAVGQLAGGVAHDFNNLLTVVNGCGELLLTDMAADAAPRPLVEDIVRAGQRGAALTRQLLAFSRQQMLRVEVFDPNRVLEETAKLLARLLGEDVTVRTVLDPAAGFVRADVGQVEQVVINLAVNGRDAMPRGGALVIETAPVDVAAADLPASTDARPGRYVRLAVADTGTGMPPEVQAHLFEPFFTTKPPGKGTGLGLATVYGIVRQSGGFLTVRTEVGRGTTVAVHLPRHEPEPAAPKSAPRPKPRATGHETVLVVEDEETVRALTTAVLARQGYRVEAAESGAEALALCERLRTQPDLVLTDVVMPGMSGRELAEALTARFPQLKVVFLSGYTADAVLRHGVEEERVAFLQKPYTPDALARFVREVLDGPGGPA; from the coding sequence GTGTACAAGTTCCCGCTGCCGGGGCCGGACGGCCGGACGCAGGTGGGCGGGGTGGCCGTTGACGTGACCGAGGCGCGGGCGGCCGAGGCCGCCCTGCGGGCCAGCGAGGAGCGGCTCCTCCTGGCGCTCTCGGCCGGCAACATGGGGACGTTCGACTGGCACATCCCGACCGGCCGGCTCGTCTGGTCCCGGGCGCACTACGAGCTGTTCGGGTACGACGGCGCGGCGCCGTTCCCGGTCGAGTACCACCACTTCATTGACCGCGTCCACCCGGCCGACCGCCCCGCCGTGGAAGCCGCGATCGGTGCCGCGCGCCGCAACCGTTCGCTGTACACCCACGAGTACCGGGTCCGCGCGCTCGGGGGCACCGAGCGGTGGGTGGCCGACACCGGCCGGTTCAGTTACGGCCCCGCTGGCGCGGCCGTCCGCATGCTCGGCGTCGTCCAGGACGTCACCGCCCGGAAGGCGGCCGAGCTGGCCCTCCGGGAGAGCGAGCGGGTGCTCCGGCAGGTGATCGACACCGACCCGAACTACATCGTCCTCAAGGACCGTGACGGGCGGTTCACGCTGGCCAACCGGGCGATGGCCGACGCCTACGGGACGACGCCGGAAGAGATGGTGGGGCGGACCGACGCCGACTTCCACCCGGTCCCGTCCGAGGTCGCCGCGTACCGGGCGGCCGACCGGGCGGTGCTGGACACCGGGACCGAGTACCACAGCCCGGAGGAGCCGTTCACCACGGCCGGCGGCCGCCGGCTGTGGCTGAGAACCACCAAGCGGCCGCTGATCGGCGCGGACGGCCGCCGGGTCGCCGTCCTGATGGTGGCCCTGGACGTGACCGCCCAGAAGCGGCTGGAGGACCAGGTGCGGCAGGCGCAGAAGCTGGAGGCGGTCGGGCAGTTGGCGGGCGGCGTCGCGCACGACTTCAACAACCTGCTCACGGTGGTCAACGGGTGCGGGGAGCTGCTGCTGACCGATATGGCCGCGGACGCCGCGCCCCGCCCCCTCGTCGAGGACATCGTCCGGGCCGGGCAGCGGGGCGCGGCCCTGACCCGGCAGCTGCTCGCCTTCAGCCGCCAGCAGATGCTCCGGGTGGAAGTGTTCGACCCGAACCGGGTGCTGGAGGAGACGGCCAAACTGCTCGCCCGGCTGCTCGGTGAGGACGTGACCGTGCGGACCGTTCTGGACCCGGCGGCGGGGTTCGTGCGGGCCGACGTCGGGCAGGTCGAACAGGTGGTCATCAACCTGGCGGTCAACGGCCGCGACGCCATGCCGCGGGGCGGCGCCCTGGTCATCGAAACGGCCCCGGTGGACGTCGCCGCCGCCGACCTGCCCGCGTCCACCGACGCGCGCCCCGGCCGGTACGTCCGGCTGGCCGTGGCCGACACCGGCACGGGGATGCCCCCGGAGGTCCAGGCGCACCTGTTCGAGCCGTTCTTCACGACCAAGCCGCCCGGCAAGGGGACCGGGCTGGGGCTGGCGACCGTGTACGGCATCGTCCGCCAGTCGGGCGGGTTCCTGACGGTCCGCACGGAGGTCGGTAGGGGCACCACGGTCGCGGTCCACCTGCCCCGTCACGAGCCGGAGCCCGCCGCCCCGAAATCGGCCCCGCGGCCGAAGCCGCGGGCCACCGGGCACGAAACGGTCCTCGTTGTCGAGGACGAGGAAACCGTCCGGGCGCTGACCACGGCCGTACTGGCACGGCAGGGGTACCGGGTGGAAGCGGCCGAATCGGGGGCCGAGGCCCTCGCCCTGTGCGAGCGGCTGCGAACCCAGCCCGATCTGGTGCTGACCGACGTGGTGATGCCGGGTATGAGCGGGCGGGAACTGGCCGAGGCGCTCACGGCCCGGTTCCCGCAACTGAAAGTCGTGTTCCTCTCGGGGTACACGGCGGACGCCGTTCTGCGCCACGGGGTCGAAGAGGAGCGGGTGGCGTTCCTCCAGAAACCGTACACGCCGGACGCCCTCGCCCGCTTCGTGCGCGAGGTGCTGGACGGCCCCGGCGGCCCGGCGTAG
- a CDS encoding 3'-5' exoribonuclease YhaM family protein: MSKSKKPVLAKLSELQAGNYVDCFVQLAEKSRKTLPDGKPFVTCKYRDARRTVGAVPIWSDSPLFEQAQTWQVGQFFKVRATFTEHEKYGPQLDIEQLRPVEDRDRADGFTELDFTERSRFDPEAMFAELESIVTGEIADGPLRALVLNLLTAHATALKTLPGSARHYYPFAGGWLEHTLSVTRSCAWLADRYGAQFPELNPPLNRGLVIAAAVLHDIGRVRELDARPGQPTKDTVPGELFGRLFLGYDLIRAAAVGVPDLNPELLDLLLHCVVAHLKMPEWGATPQPIVPEALILYHVAELDARMEVYARCLTRDTADGPFTERDPVLGRPLLKSRKV; encoded by the coding sequence ATGTCCAAATCCAAGAAGCCGGTGCTGGCGAAGCTGTCCGAGCTTCAGGCCGGGAACTACGTCGATTGCTTCGTGCAACTCGCGGAAAAGAGCCGCAAAACGCTCCCGGACGGGAAGCCGTTCGTCACCTGTAAGTACCGCGACGCCCGCCGCACCGTGGGGGCCGTGCCCATTTGGAGTGACAGCCCGCTCTTTGAACAAGCCCAGACGTGGCAGGTCGGGCAGTTCTTCAAGGTGCGGGCCACGTTCACCGAGCACGAGAAGTACGGGCCGCAACTCGACATCGAGCAACTGCGGCCCGTCGAGGACCGTGACCGGGCCGACGGGTTCACCGAACTCGACTTCACCGAGCGGTCCCGCTTCGACCCCGAGGCGATGTTCGCGGAACTCGAATCGATCGTGACCGGCGAGATCGCGGACGGCCCGCTCCGCGCGCTGGTGCTGAACCTGCTCACCGCGCACGCGACCGCCCTCAAGACGCTTCCCGGGTCGGCGCGGCACTATTACCCGTTCGCGGGCGGGTGGCTGGAACACACCCTGTCGGTCACGCGGTCGTGCGCGTGGTTGGCCGACCGGTACGGGGCACAGTTCCCGGAACTGAACCCGCCGCTCAACCGCGGGCTGGTGATCGCGGCGGCGGTGCTGCACGACATCGGCCGCGTCCGCGAGTTAGACGCCCGGCCCGGCCAGCCGACGAAGGACACGGTACCCGGCGAGCTGTTCGGGCGGCTGTTCCTCGGGTACGACCTGATCCGCGCGGCGGCGGTCGGCGTTCCGGACCTGAACCCGGAACTGCTCGACCTGTTGCTGCACTGTGTCGTGGCGCACCTGAAGATGCCGGAGTGGGGGGCCACGCCGCAACCGATCGTCCCCGAAGCGCTGATCCTGTACCATGTGGCTGAATTGGACGCGCGGATGGAGGTCTACGCGCGGTGCCTGACGCGGGACACCGCGGACGGCCCGTTCACGGAGCGTGACCCGGTCCTCGGTCGCCCGCTGCTGAAAAGCCGGAAGGTGTGA
- a CDS encoding DUF72 domain-containing protein, which produces MLLRIGTAGYTYPAWVGGLYPRGTTSHDMLPYYATQFVAVEVNSSFYRPPTCEQVAKMARRTPAGFGFTLKVPKTVSHDRSADDLPAFKRAADHMSAAGKLLGLIFQVPESFRNTADNRAWLTRVGAALEPHRVAVEFRHRSWDAPNLREWMEHVGLDLVSVGVPDVPSLFPRGVRVANRRVYARLHSENAANWYQDGALRYAYDYPDETLRRWADGLKSAAETGRADEALVFFNNCVGIQAVENARRLGSILKQSAPGVQVVPPPAPIQASLFGDDG; this is translated from the coding sequence ATGCTCCTCCGCATCGGGACGGCCGGCTACACGTACCCGGCGTGGGTCGGCGGGCTCTACCCGCGCGGCACCACCTCGCACGACATGCTGCCGTACTACGCCACCCAGTTCGTGGCCGTCGAAGTCAACTCGTCGTTCTACCGCCCGCCCACCTGCGAGCAGGTCGCGAAGATGGCCCGGCGCACACCGGCGGGGTTCGGGTTCACGCTCAAAGTGCCGAAGACCGTCAGCCACGACCGCTCGGCGGATGATCTACCCGCGTTCAAGCGCGCCGCCGACCACATGAGCGCCGCGGGGAAGTTGCTCGGCCTCATCTTCCAGGTGCCCGAATCGTTCCGCAACACCGCCGACAACCGCGCCTGGCTCACACGAGTGGGAGCCGCGCTGGAACCGCACCGCGTCGCGGTGGAGTTCCGGCACCGCTCGTGGGACGCGCCGAACCTCCGGGAGTGGATGGAACACGTGGGCCTGGATCTGGTGAGCGTCGGCGTGCCGGACGTGCCCAGCCTGTTCCCGCGCGGGGTGCGGGTCGCGAACCGCCGCGTGTACGCGCGGCTGCACTCCGAGAACGCCGCGAACTGGTACCAGGACGGCGCGCTCCGCTACGCCTACGACTACCCGGATGAGACGCTCCGCCGGTGGGCCGACGGGCTGAAATCGGCCGCCGAAACGGGCCGGGCCGACGAGGCGCTCGTCTTCTTCAACAACTGCGTGGGCATCCAAGCCGTCGAGAACGCCCGGCGCCTCGGATCGATACTTAAGCAGTCCGCCCCGGGCGTTCAAGTGGTGCCACCACCGGCCCCGATCCAGGCCAGTTTGTTCGGAGATGACGGCTGA
- a CDS encoding Flp family type IVb pilin, whose translation MRSLTQKMVSFLKAEDGPTAVEYAVMLALIVVVCIAAITTLGQNANSTFSFVGSSIKPPSAS comes from the coding sequence ATGCGCAGTTTGACCCAGAAGATGGTGTCGTTCTTGAAGGCGGAAGACGGCCCGACGGCCGTCGAGTACGCCGTCATGCTGGCCCTCATCGTCGTGGTGTGCATCGCCGCCATCACCACCCTCGGCCAGAACGCCAACAGCACCTTCTCCTTCGTCGGTTCCTCCATCAAGCCGCCGTCCGCGAGCTAA
- a CDS encoding histone deacetylase family protein produces the protein MKLVYTRRYNIGFLGFERLHPFDSRKYGRAWRAVGQEVRHLRNRAWVGVPRPASVADLAAVHDPAYLKRLYDPQELATALELPFVRRLPAWAAWRVIVRPMRWAVTGSLVAARAALASGLAVNLSGGYHHAKPDRGEGFCLFNDIAHLIHGLRAGGQLAPGDRVAYVDLDAHQGNGVSHHFRADSRVFMYDAFNPRIYPSYDRAARDRVDCPVPLPERCTGAQYLRLLELSLPGFIDSIQRAGRVGLAVYNAGTDVFAGDALGGLDLSAADVLTRDLYVIDLLRARGLPVVMLLSGGYSRESYRLVANTLVALLRRYGGDSSSSAPDGNQGRNGTSLGGSAPRTSGHGRCVERRGAVETEGTFSSRTAA, from the coding sequence ATGAAGCTGGTCTACACCCGCCGGTACAACATCGGGTTCCTTGGGTTCGAGCGTCTGCACCCGTTCGACTCGCGTAAGTACGGGCGGGCGTGGCGCGCGGTCGGGCAGGAGGTCCGGCACTTGCGGAACCGGGCGTGGGTGGGCGTCCCGCGGCCGGCGTCCGTGGCGGATCTCGCCGCGGTTCACGATCCGGCCTATCTGAAGCGGCTCTACGACCCTCAGGAGCTGGCAACGGCGCTGGAATTACCGTTCGTTCGCCGGCTGCCCGCGTGGGCGGCGTGGCGCGTGATCGTGCGGCCCATGCGGTGGGCGGTGACGGGCTCCCTCGTCGCCGCCCGTGCGGCGCTGGCCTCGGGGTTGGCGGTCAACCTGTCCGGCGGGTACCACCACGCCAAGCCGGACCGGGGCGAAGGGTTCTGCCTGTTCAACGACATCGCCCATCTGATCCACGGATTGCGGGCCGGAGGTCAACTCGCACCGGGTGACCGTGTGGCCTACGTCGATCTCGACGCCCACCAGGGGAACGGCGTCAGCCACCACTTCCGCGCCGACAGCCGCGTGTTCATGTACGACGCCTTCAACCCGCGCATTTACCCCTCCTACGACCGGGCCGCACGGGACCGCGTCGATTGCCCGGTGCCGCTTCCCGAGCGCTGCACGGGCGCGCAATACCTCCGGTTGCTCGAATTGTCGTTACCGGGGTTCATCGACTCGATCCAGCGGGCCGGCCGGGTCGGGCTGGCGGTCTACAACGCCGGCACCGACGTGTTCGCAGGCGACGCGCTTGGCGGACTGGACCTGTCGGCCGCGGACGTTCTGACACGCGATCTGTATGTCATCGACTTGCTCCGCGCCCGCGGCCTCCCGGTGGTGATGCTGCTGAGCGGCGGGTACAGCCGGGAGAGCTACCGGCTCGTGGCGAACACACTGGTTGCGTTGTTGCGGCGGTACGGGGGTGATAGCAGCAGTTCTGCGCCGGACGGAAACCAGGGACGGAACGGCACGAGTCTGGGGGGATCGGCTCCGCGGACCTCCGGGCACGGGCGTTGTGTCGAGCGGCGCGGGGCCGTCGAAACGGAAGGCACATTTAGCTCGCGGACGGCGGCTTGA
- a CDS encoding alpha/beta hydrolase produces MNRLWISGVVCALTCVVVSAQPPQPKKGAPIVLGPDDKAAFPAAPDGFSKKRDGIARATVETVEYDSKTVGNKRKMLVYTPPGYSKDGTYPTLYLLHGIGGDEEEWRRGGSAEVVLDNLYADKKLTPMIVVMPNGRAQPNDRAEGNVFQHAKAFETFEADLLKDVIPFMEKTYPVKKDRESRAVAGLSMGGGQALNFGLGNLDTFAWVGGFSSAPNTRAPEKLVPAPEEAAKKLKLLWVSCGDKDGLINISQRTHAYLKEKKVPHVWHVDAGGHDFRVWKNDLYLFAQQIFR; encoded by the coding sequence ATGAACCGCTTGTGGATCTCGGGTGTCGTGTGCGCGCTCACGTGCGTGGTCGTCTCGGCGCAACCCCCGCAACCCAAGAAGGGGGCTCCGATCGTTCTCGGACCGGACGACAAGGCCGCGTTCCCGGCCGCACCGGACGGCTTCAGCAAGAAGCGCGACGGCATCGCCCGGGCAACGGTCGAGACGGTGGAGTACGACTCCAAGACCGTGGGCAACAAGCGCAAAATGCTGGTGTACACGCCGCCCGGGTACTCGAAGGACGGGACCTATCCCACCCTGTACCTCCTGCACGGCATCGGCGGGGACGAGGAGGAATGGCGCCGGGGCGGTTCGGCCGAGGTCGTCCTCGACAACCTGTACGCGGACAAGAAGCTGACGCCGATGATCGTCGTGATGCCGAACGGCCGCGCGCAACCGAACGACCGGGCCGAGGGGAACGTGTTCCAGCACGCCAAAGCGTTCGAGACGTTCGAAGCCGATCTGTTGAAGGACGTCATCCCGTTCATGGAGAAGACGTACCCGGTGAAGAAGGACCGCGAGAGCCGGGCCGTTGCGGGGCTCTCGATGGGCGGGGGCCAGGCCCTGAACTTCGGGTTGGGGAACCTCGACACCTTCGCCTGGGTCGGCGGCTTCTCTTCGGCCCCGAACACGCGGGCGCCGGAAAAACTGGTGCCGGCACCCGAGGAGGCGGCCAAGAAGCTGAAGCTGCTGTGGGTCTCGTGTGGCGACAAGGACGGGCTCATCAACATCAGCCAGCGGACGCACGCCTACTTGAAAGAGAAGAAGGTGCCGCACGTGTGGCACGTCGATGCGGGCGGGCACGATTTCCGCGTCTGGAAGAACGATCTCTACCTGTTCGCGCAGCAGATCTTCCGGTGA